Below is a window of Candidozyma auris chromosome 3, complete sequence DNA.
CACCAACTCTGTGTAAGAGTAGTTTAAACAATATCTTATTGCTGCCTGAGAAGGTCTGTATTTTCTAGCAAGGCTAGAGCCATCAGAGATTGCAAGAAACTTGTTGTGTGGTGTGTTCGTAATATCGCTCTCTGGTGTAGGTATGGCCACAATTTCACCATCCAGATCGATGGCAACATTTCCAGACTTAATATCGTAATCCTTCAAACGAGATTGGACCAAAGAAGATCCAAGATACAAGGAGTGTGGCATCACTGTACTCCCCACAATACCGcaactcaaaaagagagctcTTGATTCGGTAAACACCTTCATGTTCAATGGCAAGAAACCTTCGACGATCTTGCTGAGCGAGCCTGGCTCAAAGTCACACTTAGAGAGCTCGACAACAAAACAGACGCATGTGGCAGCGACCAAGACGGACACCATGATCTCGAACGTTCTCGTCTGACGTAAGTTGCCATCCTTGTGATAGGCAAacaagatgatgagaaCATCCAAAACCGTAATCAACACACCGTATACAAGTGGGATTCCAAACAAAATTTCCAAAGCAATAGCCGTACCCACGACCTCGGCCAAATCAGTCGCGATAATTGCTGCCTCAGCACAAACATACAAGGACAAATTGAGCCACCAAGGCAAATTCAAGCGGCACATTTCTGCCAAGTCTAGCCCGGTCACCGTGCCCAATTTCACACACAAGCATTGCAAAATTACTGCGAACAAGTTGCTTAGAAAGATAATGATCAAAAGACTGTATTGATAATCTGCACCTGAAGACACAGCCGTTGAGTAGTTGCCAGGGTCCATGTAAGCGACCGAGACCATGATCCCCGGCCCAATGAAAGAAGCATATTTACGTAAGATCGACCAGCTCCACTGGAGCGTCAGCTTCTCCTGACGGGACTGAGACATATGGTTTGTGGAGTAAGTGAGGTTATTAGACCGcgaaaaaagtgaaggcaAGGTGGTTTTCGCTTCTTTTACATAAAGCCTCATACACGTCAAGTGGCCGCAAAAGATGCTTCAATTGAGAAGGTTTACCGAAACATAAGCTTCAAGTAGTAAATGCGTGTAAAATGAAAGCTTTTTATTTACATAAACTCATTTTAAGCCCCTAGGACGTCTACTGTGGTTAAAGAAAATCTGAAGTATGACTTCAAAAGTGTTTGCGCCTGTCCATATGCACATGATAGCCGATGGAAGGCAAGTAGAGCAAGTGATCGGAAGTAGCTGACAAGAGTTTGACGATTGACCTTtcaattttgatgaataaATATCGAATGCGTACTTCTACACTGTTCTCAAGAATTGGTCTATTCCGAACCTCGGAAGCCCTGTAGGATGTCCTTTTACATTGGCTAAGTACATCGAAGGTTGAGGCAGATTCGGTCAATACCTATGTGATTTGATGATTCAGTGAAATATGACAGCtaaaagaaacaaagaaattcGCAAAAGCTAGAAGACAAAATACCAAATGTGAAGTAatttgtttgtttgttttATCAATAGTTTCCTGGGATTAGACAGGTCGAGTGTAAATTTCGCAACCAATAGTCGTTTTTACAAAAACTCTACGATATGAACACTAGCTATACACTTGAACGTTTTGCTCTTACAGGCGTCACACACACTTGTCATACAATCAGAGAGCAGAGTTAAATCACTGTCTGTTGATTCCatcttgcatttttttctttttgaagttgaacttgactACCATCTTCAAAGTCCTGTAAAACCGTTCGGTGCGACACTGCTCGATCTCAACAGGCCTATCTGAACTTAATACTGAACACTGACAACACCAAGATTCCAAAAAGCAATACTTTCCCCTAGCACCTTGCAATTGGATTTCATAAGTCGCCACTAATAGCTCCTCGCACATCCAATTGCAATGCTTTTAAGTCGAGCTCGGTCCGGTGGCCTCCAAATTGGCACACTGAGGGTTCTTATACGATTCTCGCAATGGTTCAACAGCTCCAGGTCAAAACGTGCCTATACTTCCAAACCAGAGAGTAGCCCTAGCAAACTAGAACTTTCTCCAATAACTTCAATATCAGATGGCCTCAAAAAGTATGTTAGGTGGTACCCTCACGACACTGTGACATACTCTACCATACAAACGTATCTAGggttgagaagaaacacATCGCGTTCAAATATGATTCTAGTTGGTGTTCTATACGAGTCAGATAAAGTTCGCCAGTCGTCTCGTGTTATAGAGTGTCTTCTTGCTGACCCTTTGTCTGCTAATAACGAAAATTGGTATCGGCCATTGGCCAACAGGTCCATGGAACAAAATAACCTCATCACATACACTGAACCCGATCCAAAAGAATTCATTCTACCTGGAGCTTTCGAAAGGACTGTAGGAAAGTATGTTGTCCCATCACCAATACTCAGTCCAGAACTCAGACGAACGTACCGCGAGATATTTGAGCCTCTGGAGTCTACACCCAATAGCTTGGCAATCCTCgagatcaacaaggagaGTGATGTCCACAAACTAACCGACAATTgccaattcttcatttaTGTCACTAGCGAGTTCTCCACCCTCATGGATAACCTTCCTCGTCATgtgcaaaagaaaataatGCTTACAATCATCGACAACACTGAATTCTCTCCACTGTCTGCCGAACTGACCCCAGTCACCTTTGAACGCTCAAATGCCGTCACACATCATTCCATTAAGATCAactctcaagaagcttaCAGTGGAATTGAACTATTTTTAAAGGAAGACACAAGGGCAGCTTCAGAGTACTTCGACTCGTTGCAAAATAGTAACATAATTGAGGTCGGGAAGTTTTTGTCGTGGAATCTTCGAACGGAGAACTTGACATCCTGGATGTTTCACATCATTTGCACTGAGATCGCCCGCAACAGTCTCTCAGAAACGAGAATTAAACAGATCTACGAAGACCTTAAACTTAACAGTTTGGTTGAATGTAGCCGTGCAATGCACACGgaacttcaaaaagattttATTCCTCAAACTGACCGTTTTTTTAACAGAAAGCTCAGGTGGTGGATGTTATACTGGAGGAATGATAATGTCGAGTACTGGCTTAAGGACTTTTTCCTGGAAAATTTTATGCCAAAAGGTATAGAGAGTTACAACTACGTCCGAGGTCAACTTACAGCCAGgcttcaagagcaaaagTTTGCTGTTTACTCTGACAAAGTGGGCGTGATCAATCCTTTGAAGGCGTTCAAAAGAGACCTTATAAATGAACGCATCGCCAATGAGATACAACCAATCGTATACAGCTGCTTAGCTGGCGCGTTTGTATATTACCAGCTTCCGTTGACTGTATTGTCGGTCTTGGGTTATCTATTCGTTGGTCTTCAAGCCAACACTGCATTTGCTATCGGTCTCCTAGGCTGGGTTTTAGGATTTAATCACGTTTCTCGTGAGTGGGACCATTTTACCAAAAAGTGGCGTGCTGAACTTTACGAGCAGGTGAGGATAGTAATAAGTAAAGGCTGCATTGACGAAGGGCTTCTCAAAGAGCTAGACTCTAGATTTGAAGAGAGCATGATGCTAGCcatgatcaagaagcaagtATTGGAATCCCTCAAAAAGTATCAATAGAGAGTGAGTAAATGACTACACGCAAACTTATCATCATAAACGTATGCAAATTAGTGAATAAATAATGCTAAAACCTTCCCAAAGACTGTCTCAAAGCGAAGGGGGAGGAGGTGGCGGGGAGgactccttcttttcctttaACTTTTGCTCTAGTCTGTCGAACTCCTTATTGGCGATCTCCTCCTCAGGATC
It encodes the following:
- the SMF3 gene encoding putative divalent metal ion transporter, encoding MSQSRQEKSTLQWSWSILRKYASFIGPGIMVSVAYMDPGNYSTAVSSGADYQYSLLIIIFLSNLFAVILQCLCVKLGTVTGLDLAEMCRLNLPWWLNLSLYVCAEAAIIATDLAEVVGTAIALEILFGIPLVYGVLITVLDVLIILFAYHKDGNLRQTRTFEIMVSVLVAATCVCFVVELSKCDFEPGSLSKIVEGFLPLNMKVFTESRALFLSCGIVGSTVMPHSLYLGSSLVQSRLKDYDIKSGNVAIDSDGEIVAIPTPESDITNTPHNKFLAISDGSSLARKYRPSQAAIRYCLNYSYTELVLSLFLIAVFVNASILIVAGSTLYGKPDADDADLLSIYEMLSHYISPAAGLVFALSMLFSGQSAGIVCTMAGQIISEGFINWSFKPWVRRIITRVLAIIPVLIVISILGREGVATIMNSSQVVLSFILPAVSAPLIWFTASRKYMTVVDKTSDQADENTALLSEDGAGDVRAKVVFYENGQWLNIAAFATWLIITFLNIYLIYLFSIGIEV